The Sedimentisphaera salicampi genome includes a region encoding these proteins:
- a CDS encoding GH92 family glycosyl hydrolase, with product MGLKHIFFILLAAFVTSVLFAGETKNQPLDYVNPLVGSDSAFEFSNGNTYPAIALPWGMNFWTPVTNTDQNNGWCYNYDDYKICGFKQTHQPSPWINDYARFALMPVVGELSVRTEERASWFSHKAETVKPHYYKAYLADYDVTAEITPSERAAQFRFTFPESDKSYVLLDAFNQGSYVKIIPEKRMIKGYCRNNSGGVPDNFHNYFVAVFDKDFEEVSTWSDWNIRKGSSEEKGKHVGAAVRFKTGKGEPVNVKVASSFISPEQAELNLKREIGNETFSQTRSKAKEIWNSQLNRIKVKGGTEKQFGNFYTALYRTLLFPRKFYEFDEDGEMVHYSPYNGKVLPGYMFTDNGFWDTFRAVFPFFTVMYPELNADIMKGLVNTYKESGWLPEWASPGHRDCMVGSNSASIIANTYLSGIRGYDIETLYEAILKNSENQHPNLSSVGRLGVDYYNEKGYIPCDVGVNESIARTLEYSYADYTIWKLAKALDKPKEHIKRFRKRAQFYRNVFDESTDFMRGKKESGKWQSPFVPEKWGGVFTEGSAWHYTWSVFQDPQGLMNLMGGKKAFTEKLDSVFSTPPKYDASYYGFPIHEIIEMTVVDMGQYAHGNQPIQHMIYLYNYAGQPWKAQKWIREVMDRLYQPTPDGLCGDEDNGQTSAWYVFSALGFYPVCPGSGEFVIGSPIFEEAEMKLENGNVFTVEAEDNCKDNIYIETARLNGKPYSKTYLNYEDIQDGGRVSFDMSDKPNKDWGDDPSDAPYSMSKELE from the coding sequence ATGGGACTCAAACATATATTTTTCATTTTATTAGCAGCATTCGTTACTTCAGTTTTATTTGCAGGGGAGACGAAAAATCAGCCCTTGGATTATGTAAATCCGCTGGTAGGCTCTGATTCTGCATTCGAATTTTCCAACGGCAACACTTATCCTGCGATAGCGCTTCCTTGGGGCATGAATTTCTGGACCCCTGTAACCAACACCGACCAGAACAACGGCTGGTGCTACAACTACGACGACTACAAGATCTGCGGCTTCAAGCAGACCCATCAGCCCAGCCCTTGGATCAACGATTATGCCCGCTTTGCACTGATGCCGGTAGTCGGTGAGCTTTCAGTTAGGACAGAAGAACGCGCAAGCTGGTTTTCTCATAAGGCCGAAACGGTAAAACCGCATTACTACAAGGCTTATCTGGCAGATTATGATGTTACCGCCGAGATCACTCCTTCCGAAAGGGCGGCTCAGTTTCGCTTTACATTCCCCGAATCAGATAAATCCTACGTATTGCTGGATGCCTTCAATCAGGGCTCATACGTAAAGATAATCCCCGAAAAGCGAATGATCAAAGGTTACTGCCGCAACAACAGCGGCGGCGTACCTGATAACTTTCACAACTACTTCGTAGCGGTTTTCGACAAGGATTTTGAAGAGGTTTCAACTTGGAGCGACTGGAACATCAGGAAGGGCAGCAGCGAAGAGAAGGGCAAGCACGTCGGTGCAGCAGTCCGCTTTAAGACCGGCAAGGGCGAGCCTGTGAACGTTAAAGTGGCCTCTTCGTTTATCAGTCCTGAGCAGGCAGAGCTCAATCTCAAACGAGAAATAGGCAATGAAACTTTCTCTCAGACCCGCTCCAAAGCTAAAGAGATTTGGAATTCCCAGCTAAACAGGATCAAGGTTAAAGGCGGCACTGAAAAGCAATTCGGCAATTTCTATACAGCCCTTTACCGCACTCTTCTTTTTCCGAGGAAGTTCTATGAATTCGATGAAGACGGCGAGATGGTTCATTACAGCCCTTATAACGGGAAGGTGCTTCCCGGCTATATGTTCACAGACAACGGCTTCTGGGATACATTCCGCGCAGTCTTCCCGTTTTTCACAGTAATGTACCCTGAGCTCAACGCTGATATTATGAAGGGCCTTGTAAACACCTACAAGGAGAGCGGCTGGCTTCCGGAATGGGCAAGCCCCGGGCACAGAGACTGCATGGTGGGCTCAAATTCTGCTTCGATAATCGCAAATACCTACCTCAGCGGAATCAGAGGCTACGATATTGAAACCCTTTACGAGGCGATCCTGAAAAATTCCGAAAACCAGCATCCGAATCTCTCATCGGTAGGCCGGCTCGGCGTTGACTATTACAACGAAAAGGGTTATATTCCCTGCGATGTCGGAGTAAATGAAAGCATCGCCCGCACTCTGGAATACAGCTATGCGGATTATACAATTTGGAAGCTTGCAAAGGCTCTGGACAAGCCGAAAGAGCATATTAAGCGTTTCCGCAAGAGGGCTCAGTTCTACAGAAACGTTTTTGATGAAAGCACAGACTTTATGAGAGGCAAAAAAGAAAGCGGCAAATGGCAGTCTCCATTCGTACCGGAGAAGTGGGGCGGAGTTTTCACAGAAGGCTCAGCCTGGCATTATACGTGGTCCGTCTTCCAGGACCCTCAGGGGCTTATGAACCTGATGGGCGGAAAGAAAGCGTTCACAGAGAAGCTTGATTCTGTTTTCTCAACGCCTCCGAAATACGACGCTTCTTATTACGGCTTCCCGATACACGAGATCATAGAGATGACCGTTGTAGATATGGGTCAGTACGCCCACGGCAATCAGCCGATCCAGCATATGATTTACCTGTACAACTATGCAGGCCAGCCTTGGAAGGCGCAGAAATGGATCAGAGAGGTTATGGACAGGCTCTACCAGCCCACCCCCGACGGTCTTTGCGGGGATGAGGATAACGGCCAGACCTCAGCGTGGTATGTATTCTCAGCTCTCGGCTTTTATCCGGTATGCCCGGGCTCAGGTGAGTTTGTGATAGGAAGCCCGATTTTTGAAGAGGCTGAGATGAAGCTCGAAAACGGAAATGTATTCACCGTGGAAGCGGAAGATAACTGCAAGGATAATATCTATATTGAAACCGCCCGTTTGAACGGCAAGCCGTATTCGAAGACTTATCTGAATTATGAAGATATCCAAGACGGCGGAAGAGTATCTTTCGATATGTCCGATAAACCAAACAAAGACTGGGGAGATGATCCTTCCGATGCACCTTACTCAATGTCTAAAGAATTGGAGTAA
- a CDS encoding MFS transporter → MRIQTIPILFVFLMMGVADAMGPMSEAVRENYELSNVTATLLSFFVFIAFAVFSVPGGLLAARIGKKRLLLLGLGLNAAAMLIPCLVDPTFAVLLGCIFVLGIGTTFLQVAGNPIMHDVSAEGKYGRNLSFAQGFKGIGSSVSSYLVTAVAGFAIFKTLGWRGVFPIFFVLMAAAFIWVCTIKVNETKADVPPSLKSGLGLLKKPVYALAVLGIFLYVGSEVCMARFLLPLLEKMGLEETTASRFGPAFFFLMLTVGRLGGGAVLNFLSQRTFFRLSALMGLAGGLILMFGAAKIAVLGVLLAGLGFANIWPMLFSITVEKDPARGSELSGLMCMAISGGALVPLVMGSLVDMELGTKAFIVPVICFVYLLVLSLEKDKPKQIEPEAVPSP, encoded by the coding sequence GTGAGAATCCAAACAATTCCAATACTTTTTGTATTTCTGATGATGGGCGTTGCAGATGCAATGGGCCCGATGTCTGAGGCGGTAAGGGAGAATTACGAACTCAGCAACGTAACAGCAACCCTCTTATCGTTCTTTGTATTTATAGCGTTCGCTGTTTTCAGTGTCCCTGGCGGTCTTCTGGCAGCAAGAATCGGCAAGAAAAGGCTTCTTCTTCTCGGCCTTGGCCTCAATGCAGCAGCTATGCTGATACCGTGCCTTGTGGACCCTACATTTGCTGTTCTTCTCGGCTGCATTTTTGTTCTGGGGATTGGAACAACATTCCTTCAGGTAGCCGGAAATCCGATTATGCACGATGTGAGCGCTGAAGGCAAATACGGCCGCAATCTCAGCTTCGCTCAGGGCTTCAAGGGAATCGGAAGCTCAGTTTCCTCATATCTTGTAACGGCTGTTGCAGGTTTTGCGATATTCAAAACACTTGGCTGGAGAGGCGTATTCCCGATTTTCTTCGTGCTTATGGCAGCAGCTTTTATTTGGGTTTGCACTATCAAAGTAAACGAGACAAAGGCAGACGTTCCACCAAGCCTGAAGTCCGGTCTTGGTCTTTTGAAAAAGCCTGTTTACGCTTTAGCGGTTCTCGGGATCTTCCTTTATGTGGGCTCTGAGGTATGTATGGCAAGGTTCCTCCTTCCTCTTCTTGAAAAGATGGGTCTTGAAGAAACCACAGCCTCAAGATTCGGCCCTGCATTTTTCTTCCTTATGCTGACAGTCGGCCGTCTCGGCGGGGGTGCTGTATTGAACTTCCTCTCTCAGCGTACCTTCTTCAGGCTCTCAGCCCTGATGGGTCTTGCCGGCGGGTTGATACTAATGTTTGGTGCGGCGAAGATAGCAGTACTGGGCGTATTGCTTGCAGGCCTCGGATTTGCTAATATCTGGCCAATGCTCTTCTCAATTACAGTAGAGAAGGACCCAGCGCGCGGAAGCGAGCTCAGCGGCCTTATGTGTATGGCTATCTCCGGCGGGGCGCTCGTGCCGCTGGTTATGGGCAGTCTTGTTGATATGGAGCTCGGCACTAAAGCCTTTATCGTTCCTGTAATCTGCTTTGTGTATCTTCTGGTACTTTCTCTTGAGAAGGATAAGCCGAAGCAGATTGAACCAGAAGCAGTACCTAGTCCTTGA
- a CDS encoding ROK family protein, whose translation MNPTNDNRIVLTLDAGGTNFVFSAMQDMKEIVEPVKLPAFADDLDKSLGSMVKGFSEVIEKLPQKPAAISFAFPGPADYPNGIIDNVGNLPAYAGGIPLGTYLEEKFQIPVYINNDGDLFVYGEAIAGFLPKVNSMLEKAGSPTRFKNLFGITIGTGFGAGIVSNGELFIGDNSAAGEIWITRNSKYPECFAEEGVSIRAVKNKYAELAGISQENAPEPKDIYEIANGTQEGNKHAALDSFAELGEIVGDSLANAITLIDGIIVIGGGLSAAYDMFIDAALKQMNGTISSYAGEPQPRIVQTTLDLESEEGRKEFIKGKVKQLKVPGSDKEIPYDAMKRIGIGKAVLDTSQAISIGAYAYALSELDKS comes from the coding sequence ATGAATCCAACAAATGATAACAGAATTGTATTAACCCTTGATGCAGGGGGAACGAATTTCGTTTTCTCTGCGATGCAGGATATGAAGGAAATTGTTGAGCCGGTTAAACTGCCCGCCTTCGCAGACGACCTTGATAAGAGCCTTGGTTCAATGGTGAAGGGTTTTTCTGAGGTGATCGAGAAGCTCCCTCAAAAACCGGCGGCAATCAGCTTTGCATTCCCCGGCCCTGCGGATTATCCCAACGGGATTATAGATAACGTAGGCAACCTGCCCGCTTATGCGGGCGGAATACCGCTTGGCACCTACTTGGAAGAGAAATTCCAGATTCCCGTTTATATAAACAACGACGGGGATTTGTTTGTTTACGGCGAGGCGATCGCCGGATTCCTGCCTAAGGTAAACAGTATGCTTGAGAAGGCAGGCTCGCCAACACGCTTCAAGAATCTGTTCGGCATAACAATCGGAACAGGGTTCGGAGCGGGAATAGTTTCGAACGGAGAGCTCTTTATAGGCGATAACTCCGCCGCCGGCGAGATATGGATCACAAGGAACAGTAAGTATCCTGAGTGTTTCGCTGAAGAGGGCGTGAGCATAAGGGCGGTAAAGAACAAGTATGCAGAGCTTGCTGGAATATCGCAGGAAAATGCCCCCGAGCCCAAGGATATTTACGAAATCGCAAACGGCACTCAAGAGGGCAATAAACATGCTGCGCTGGATTCGTTTGCCGAGCTGGGCGAGATAGTCGGCGATTCGCTTGCCAATGCAATCACCCTGATTGATGGTATCATCGTAATAGGGGGCGGGCTTTCCGCTGCATACGATATGTTTATAGATGCAGCCCTGAAGCAGATGAACGGAACTATCAGCAGCTACGCCGGCGAGCCCCAGCCGAGAATCGTCCAGACAACCCTCGATCTGGAGAGCGAAGAAGGGCGGAAGGAATTCATCAAAGGCAAAGTCAAGCAGTTGAAGGTTCCGGGAAGCGATAAAGAAATCCCCTACGACGCTATGAAACGTATTGGAATCGGAAAGGCAGTGCTTGATACAAGCCAAGCCATCTCAATAGGGGCATACGCCTATGCCTTGAGTGAACTTGACAAAAGCTGA
- a CDS encoding glycoside hydrolase family 125 protein: MINRRDFMKDASLLTAVLAAGGGVSLGAEEQKFVSQRPAPNKRTFKSSAVENTIDEVKSFIKDPELSWMFENCYPNTLDTTTDFEMIDGKPDTFIITGDIDAMWLRDSTCQVWPYMPLIKKDKHLKTMIKGLVNRQVKCVLLDPYANAFYKDMDKPSHWASDRPAPKAGVHERKWEIDSLCYVVRLANEYYQITGDTSCFDREWDKAMRLIVKTFKTEQRKDHSTPYRFSRETSRMTDAPVFDGTGRPINPVGLICSMFRPSDDATVLPFLIPSNLFAVQSLRQLADLYRTKLDDEKFAAECSSLADEVEQAVMKWGTREHLHFGKIYAYEADGYGNHLFMDDANVPSLISLSYLGYHKSSDSIYRRTREYLLSSYNPWYFEGSAAEGYGSPHTGKESIWPMGIILRALTSNNSEEIALCLRMLKNTHAGTGFMHESFNKDNPKDFSREWFAWANTLFGELVIETYKKYPRILKKKTV, translated from the coding sequence ATGATTAACAGACGCGATTTTATGAAAGACGCTTCTCTGCTGACCGCAGTCCTTGCAGCGGGTGGAGGTGTGTCTTTGGGTGCTGAAGAGCAAAAATTTGTTTCACAGAGGCCCGCTCCGAACAAAAGAACCTTCAAAAGCTCAGCAGTAGAAAATACAATAGATGAGGTTAAGTCCTTTATAAAGGACCCTGAGCTTAGCTGGATGTTTGAAAACTGCTACCCGAACACGCTCGATACAACCACCGATTTTGAGATGATAGACGGCAAGCCCGATACATTCATAATTACGGGCGATATTGATGCAATGTGGCTGCGTGATTCGACTTGTCAGGTATGGCCTTATATGCCTCTGATAAAAAAGGATAAACACCTGAAAACGATGATCAAAGGTCTTGTGAATCGTCAGGTAAAATGCGTTCTTTTGGATCCTTATGCCAATGCTTTCTATAAGGATATGGACAAACCCTCACACTGGGCAAGCGACAGGCCTGCACCTAAAGCCGGCGTGCATGAGAGAAAATGGGAGATCGACTCTCTGTGTTATGTAGTTCGCCTTGCGAATGAATATTACCAGATTACAGGCGATACGAGCTGTTTTGACAGAGAGTGGGATAAGGCTATGCGTCTTATCGTTAAGACATTCAAGACAGAGCAGAGAAAAGACCATTCTACCCCATACCGCTTCAGCAGGGAAACATCCCGTATGACAGATGCTCCTGTGTTTGACGGTACAGGAAGGCCAATTAACCCCGTTGGGCTGATATGTTCAATGTTCCGCCCATCTGATGATGCTACAGTGCTTCCTTTCCTGATTCCATCAAATCTGTTTGCTGTTCAGAGCCTCAGGCAACTTGCTGACTTGTATCGAACCAAGCTGGATGACGAGAAATTCGCCGCAGAATGCAGCTCGCTCGCTGATGAGGTGGAGCAGGCTGTGATGAAATGGGGCACAAGAGAGCACCTCCATTTCGGCAAAATATATGCTTATGAGGCAGACGGATACGGTAATCATCTGTTTATGGATGATGCGAATGTTCCGAGCCTTATATCTCTGAGCTATCTGGGCTATCACAAAAGCTCAGATTCGATTTACCGCAGGACAAGAGAATATCTGTTAAGCAGCTACAACCCATGGTATTTCGAGGGAAGCGCTGCGGAAGGCTATGGCAGTCCGCATACAGGTAAAGAATCAATCTGGCCTATGGGGATCATTTTAAGAGCCCTGACAAGCAATAACTCCGAAGAGATTGCACTCTGCCTGAGGATGCTCAAAAACACCCACGCAGGCACAGGTTTTATGCATGAATCATTCAACAAGGATAACCCGAAAGATTTTTCAAGGGAATGGTTTGCCTGGGCTAACACTCTATTTGGCGAACTTGTGATCGAAACTTACAAGAAATATCCGCGAATTTTGAAAAAGAAAACTGTATAA
- a CDS encoding GxGYxYP domain-containing protein codes for MLKGLNRNWAILLAVLLLFCFVSYASAEYDRSYSPLKNGGAEHGLSCWDTEACKAKEYIPNSGERCFTLNVQENSRAEMRSDLINIRRSEKFCVDFSLKAQSDFNNTASLYLVLRSFGLQGENVLSVEKRKLTAKKGSWKQGNEEFTAHNKAYFVDVQFEVRSHGKESGSILLDNIALYREIDYSPLYGEIKSISKGDSLITFPMQRRSKGAVSIAVQSLQGVTARTEGPKIWIDTGDDTFLDYLKKEFSVSLDRSYENDFPRLLKAMKKHTSGSYVLYDLDYKPSISAANTMAGLRDAVAVDKSLEQTALKAGYKLAADVSRKDCEWVYNNFRDEINEEAIIVHTNDMRRHPSVFHMKDFAPAMKALNWWHSDEELSRRVYRSMEPVSPVYGWQDGTTSDEGLTVKLHSEEGLFQMPSDWMLNLSVHASTGPAMKDEKFTQKISREKPDSEQGVHYVTFIMSDMDNILTEIGPDSFYSEDKFYANQHRGEFPMSWGMAPSLVELSPAGVDMWYDAATENDAFVGYCGLGYFYPYHAPYMQTHSQRLDEFLERADLRTLLLIDRIMPDSRLTQDYYDKIKYFTSIDRLRGFFFMEYVKYAPYNGKILWFDGKPMVCARFDFRDEKFYSAVRSTPEELAGSINELPTNPSIPDSYTFVTVHAWSRGMDDIRNTIKKLDSDVRVVNAEDFIELIRLNVEH; via the coding sequence ATGCTGAAGGGGTTAAATCGCAACTGGGCTATTCTGCTGGCTGTTTTGCTGCTTTTCTGTTTTGTTTCTTATGCCTCAGCCGAATACGACCGCTCATACTCTCCGCTGAAAAACGGCGGGGCAGAGCATGGGCTTTCCTGCTGGGATACAGAAGCTTGCAAAGCTAAAGAGTACATCCCAAATAGCGGGGAAAGGTGTTTTACGTTAAATGTTCAGGAAAACAGCCGGGCTGAAATGCGTTCCGATTTGATTAACATCAGAAGATCAGAGAAGTTTTGCGTAGATTTCAGTCTTAAAGCCCAAAGCGATTTTAATAATACAGCATCTCTTTACCTTGTCTTGCGTTCGTTTGGCCTTCAGGGCGAAAATGTTCTTTCAGTGGAGAAAAGAAAACTCACGGCTAAAAAGGGCAGCTGGAAACAGGGCAATGAAGAATTCACCGCTCATAACAAAGCATACTTTGTCGATGTTCAGTTTGAAGTACGCTCGCATGGCAAAGAAAGCGGGAGCATCCTGCTTGACAATATAGCTCTTTACAGGGAGATAGACTACAGTCCGCTGTACGGTGAGATTAAATCTATTTCTAAGGGTGATTCGCTGATTACGTTTCCTATGCAGAGAAGATCCAAAGGGGCTGTTTCGATAGCGGTTCAGTCTCTGCAGGGCGTTACTGCCCGCACAGAAGGGCCAAAGATATGGATAGATACAGGCGATGATACTTTTCTTGACTACCTTAAAAAAGAATTCAGTGTAAGCTTAGACCGCTCTTATGAGAACGATTTTCCCCGTCTTCTTAAAGCTATGAAAAAACACACCTCCGGAAGCTATGTCCTCTACGATCTCGATTACAAGCCTTCAATCAGCGCTGCTAATACAATGGCGGGGCTGAGGGATGCAGTGGCAGTGGATAAAAGCCTTGAGCAGACTGCTCTAAAGGCTGGGTATAAACTTGCCGCAGATGTTAGCAGAAAGGACTGTGAATGGGTTTATAATAACTTCAGGGATGAGATCAACGAGGAGGCGATAATCGTTCATACAAACGATATGAGGCGTCATCCAAGCGTCTTCCATATGAAGGATTTTGCGCCTGCTATGAAGGCTCTTAACTGGTGGCACAGCGATGAAGAGCTTTCACGAAGAGTTTACAGGAGCATGGAGCCTGTGAGCCCTGTTTACGGCTGGCAGGACGGAACTACTTCGGATGAAGGGCTTACAGTGAAGCTGCACTCTGAGGAAGGCCTCTTTCAAATGCCTTCAGACTGGATGCTCAATCTTTCCGTTCACGCATCAACCGGGCCGGCAATGAAGGATGAGAAATTCACGCAGAAGATTTCCCGAGAAAAGCCCGATAGCGAGCAGGGGGTTCATTATGTAACGTTCATTATGAGTGATATGGACAATATTCTTACAGAGATAGGCCCTGATTCGTTCTACAGCGAAGATAAATTCTATGCAAATCAGCATCGAGGCGAGTTTCCAATGAGCTGGGGGATGGCCCCTTCGCTCGTGGAGCTTTCGCCTGCGGGCGTGGATATGTGGTACGATGCTGCCACAGAAAATGATGCCTTCGTGGGTTACTGCGGGCTCGGATATTTCTACCCATACCATGCCCCTTATATGCAGACTCATTCCCAAAGACTCGACGAATTCCTCGAAAGGGCAGACCTCCGTACTCTTCTGCTTATAGACAGGATTATGCCTGATAGCCGCCTAACTCAGGACTACTACGATAAAATAAAATATTTCACATCTATAGACAGGCTCAGGGGTTTCTTTTTTATGGAATACGTAAAATACGCCCCGTATAACGGCAAAATTCTATGGTTCGACGGCAAGCCTATGGTGTGTGCACGTTTCGATTTCAGGGATGAAAAATTCTATTCAGCAGTTCGTTCAACTCCTGAAGAGCTTGCAGGCAGTATTAACGAATTGCCCACAAATCCGAGCATACCTGATAGCTATACCTTCGTAACAGTGCACGCATGGAGCAGGGGCATGGATGATATCCGCAATACTATCAAAAAGCTTGATTCAGATGTTCGGGTGGTTAATGCGGAAGATTTCATCGAACTGATCCGCTTAAATGTAGAACATTAA